The window GAGTTGAGCACTGTACTCCCTGTCTCCCTCTATTAGTGGTGGCCAAACGAGATGGACGTGACGTGACGAGACGAGACGAGTTGTAGGCGAGACGAGACGAGACGAGTCATATAATACTAAACTCGTGTCCAACTCGCGAGTTTGGCGAGTTGGACgagttatatataaatatttttttaaaatgcctGGCGCTGCAGAGTCCGAGTCCAGCCGTCAAACTCGTCTCGTGACGAGTTTATTTGAGTGAAAGGAAATGCATCAGGGCACTAGTAGAGTTGTAAGCACTAGGCAGTAGTACAATGCTACAAACTAAAAgtgttcatattttattttacttttgcaaATCGGCAGCTATATTAAgtagtttgaaatttgaatatttcaaaatagaagTAATCTATCAATATTATTAAAGTCGTAAtattaaaagtaattttaaaaataacacatgcaacatacatataaaaaatataatattattatatataatataattattaaaatacaactggtgatataatattaaaaatataatattactacatataatataattattataatatagtataagtttttttggttttttataaGGAGAAATATAGTATAGTTGTAGATATATAAACAGATAAATTTAAACTCGTCTCGTTACGGTACCGTTTTTATGCGAGTTTTTATGCGAGCCGAGACGAGTCGGGCCGTTTGAACTCgttcgtttggccacctctaCCCTCTATCCTTCTACTGCTTTATCCTTCTACTGCTTGATACACATTTTAAaacgcatataaaatataactctataacttatttttaaaactcttttttcttgtgtaaaaatttaaacatcaaatttttatttagcaaaaaagtttaaaataatttatcaaactacgttttacaaaaatattagaatgcgtgccgaactCTTTCTCCCGGAGGGAGGAGTAAAGAATAGCAGCCTTTGAAAGTGGTGATTAAAGATGCTGAACCCCACctttcaattattattatatcatctCCTTCAGTTACATTGCACTTGGACACTCCTACACGGTAGCCCTTGTTTTCTTGTACTAATTCCTTTTCTTGGGAAATGTCATGTATCCTGAACTAGTGAACTGTACTAGAGTGTCCTATGCGTTCTTACTTGTTTAAggaatattgaaaatttgggaAATTTTTCGAGAATATCATGTCACCTCCTCAATTAGCTGAtgttttttcagaaaattttaTCCCAAACTAGTAAAGTCtccattattttaatatatatttttattaacaattttaaatttattctttttagTTTATTATGTTTAATGCATCATTTAAATTTGCTGATAATACATCTCTTGTTTTAGTTTAAATGattcatttattaatttagtaatattataaaatgtatatatgataaatacaAGTAAAGATGGAAGACACCCTATATGATAAGACtatttaatatgtgtgaaattaaattaaaatatgaaaaatataatcaaaagataCGAATCAAAGTTCGATAAATGAAATGAATCTATGAATCAAAGTTGGATACAATTCAATTCATGTGGGGGAAAAAAAAGTTGGATACAATTCAAATCTTGACAATCATAAATCAGCGATCACACTACAAGATAAACCGTCTCTCTTCTTTGTCGATCAGTTTTCGTATATTCGATTAGACGCTAAACCTTTTCTCAGAAGAAATGACTTATAGACATACTGCGTGTTTACAGTTTACTCAATTTTATACTTCCAACCATATACATGTTTACATGTACAggagataaaaatttaatttggatAACACAATAACATTCTAAAAATACCTGACTTAACcgattattttataatacttaACACAGACTTTAAACCTGCTCCAATGTGTCACGAAAGGTCACTCGACTGCGAACCAGTCATTTTATGTGGAGAGAGAGCAATTGAGCATAAAAAGGTGGCTACAGAGAAATGGGAATCTTTGGGGGCAAGTGGGAGAAATACAAAATCTTGGACACTCGATCGAGAGTGGAGCCAACAAAAATTACTAACGTCGGCGGCCTGCCACGAACACTGCTTCACTTCAACTCATCTTTTGCGCATCCATCCCCTGCTTTTGTTCTAGGCCACCGGATTCCACAATTATTTCTTCGGGCCGTTTGTTTTACTTTATCGtgtagaaataaataaattgtttacTTTAAGAAAGATATGTAcgaatatatcaaaaaatttaaatatcaaataaaatttatcataaacAAGAAAACGTTAaatatttactccctccgtccccttcaattcttatcatttagaaTGGAGtgttcggcacgcattttaaggctaatataaaatatagttccataacgtatttttaaaattttctttttctgaataaaaatctaatgtttaaacttttatacaaaaaaagaaatttataaatataagttatataactatattttatatgagtcttaaaatgcgtgccgaacaCTCAATTCTAAACGATAAGAAtcggaggggacggagggagtattaattatataaatatgatttcttttttaaataaatgcttaatttatgaaaaaagttGGGTCAAATATGTCTTGCACGTTTATGTCTCCCTTTCTCCAAAATCATACTCCAACTCCGATGAGCTGATACGAATTCGAACTATAAAATACGAAATTGGGTGATAGTtttaatatttctaataattttcaattgacctaaaattaaaatcaaaacaaaacagataaaatataataaaaaagggCAGTAGGTAGGATTGTTTGTTTTAAACTATGTTATCCGCTTTACCGTCAGTGAATATATATATCCCACCCTGATAATGACTGAATTATTATTTCTATGGCTGCTACAATAATTCAAAGAATGAATATAAGAGGCGTTTATAGTTTATAGTTGGAAAATGCCTAGGTTTACAACCCCAATGCTTGTGTCATTGCTTACCTtgactaaaaaatataaaacaaaaacacaaCATTATTGATTTTTGTCGGATCTTGTTTCTACTTATAAtactatatttttctttcacttgCCGAGAAATTGCTATCGTTTTCTAAATAACCCTATCCATGTATTCACTTGTATCTCCACCCTTATATATATCTATCTTCATCTCCTCTTGTTTTTCAAGAAATAATCACAACAAGCTCTCTGCTTCAACAATGGCCGCTTGTATTCAAACAAAGCCCATTTCTCAGAACCCTAACAGGTCCAAAATCGATGACCATGTTTATGATTATGCAAAATTATACCGACCCAGTTTCCAAGATTATGAATCTTGCTTGCCCTTTTCTCAGATTCCTGAGAAGATGTCTGGTTTGAGTTTTGTTGAAGATGGTGATCAAGATTTTCTTTGGAGGACAATGAGAGAAGAAGCTAAGCTGGATGTTGAACAAGAGCCCATTTTGTCAGCTTACTATTATAGCTCAATCTTGGCTCATGAATCTCTGGGAAGAGCTTTGGCTAATCATTTGTCGATGAAATTGAGTGATGCAAGTTTGCCTAGTGGGTCCTTGTTTGAtctttttgttgaggtgtttaCTGAGGATCAAGAGATTATGAAATGTGTGAGATATGATATTGTTGCTGTGAGAGAGAGGGACCCTGCTTGTATAAGTTATGTGCACTGTTTCTTGAATTTTAAGGGCTTTTTGGCTTGTCAGGCTCACAGGGCAGCACATAAGTTATGGTCACAGAATAGGAAAATCTTGGCACTTTTGATTCAGAATAAGGTGTCTGAGGTTTTTGCTGTGGATATTCACCCGGGGGCGAAGATCGGGCGAGGGATATTGCTTGATCATGCTACTGGAGTTGTTATTGGAGAGACTGCTGTAATTGGAGATAATGTGTCAATTTTGCATAATGTGACATTGGGAGGTACTGGTAAGGCTTGTGGAGATAGGCACCCGAAGATCGGTGATGGGGTGTTAATAGGTGCAGGGACTTGTGTTTTAGGGAATGTTAAGATTGGTGATGGTGCTAAAATTGGAGCTGGTTCAGTAGTGATTAAAGGCGTGCCTGCTCGAACAACTGCAGTTGGGAACCCTGCTAGGCTAATTGGAGGGAAAGAGAATCCAGTTAAGCTCGATAAGATTCCTAGTCTTACTATGGACCATACTTCACATATTTCTGAATGGTCTGATTATGTTATTTAGATTGTACTTAATTTGCTTTTAGTCTTACTTAGTTATATGCTGTTGTTTACCATGTACAATTGAGAATTGAGGTTCTCTTGTTATGCTTGTTCTAGAGGACTGTCTTGTAATGTTTTACTCGACTACTcgtcatacatatatataagtaaCACCCTTTGGTCTCTGATTTTTCTTGCGAATAGCTTTTTTGTTTGCTCCAAAGATTTTTTGTTACAAATGACTAAATGAGTATGATCTAGAACAAGCTTTGGTATTACCAGGTGCAACATTATATCATTTTACAGCTTGTCCACTTGTTTGCATTCCTTTTTATGTTATTCATGTATGGGATTGACTGTCAGCAAATCTTTCGCTATGATGCACTTCTGATGACGATAGGAATTTATAACTGCAGTTCTCAGTAAGGATCGCGTATCTTTATTTTCCTAGGAAGGTAAGTTTTTCGTTTTTAATCATCCTTTTATGTTCAACTTGATTTGCATCTGCAGTAGATATGATTGTGAAATATTTTGCGGCTATGGATCTGTTTAACATTCGTGACAATAAAGAACAGACTGGATTATTGGCAGTTTCTTTTTTCTTGGAAATCTTGGCAGTTAGTTGTTCCCATCACAAATAACTGTTACCCTCACAAATAATTGAGGCAAGTTGCTGGTTTTTTGGGTTAAGGAAGTTAGTTACAAGTCACAGTATTAGTTCATTGACTAATATCAAGATGAAATATcatagaaaattaaataaaatagattAACTGAAGATACTAAACGAACATGCCCCCCTTTATAatgcatttttttttacaaCTAAAATGATGTTATATTGTTATCGGCTTCTGAGAACATATATTGAACTGTTTGGTACATCATGCAATTGAGTCTTTTCTTCTGTGTGTGCCTGTGGTGTATGTAGTGTTCTCCTGTTGCTCTTACACAATCTGGAATAAACATAGAACCTTAACTAGTGTACCTGATATTTGTGTAATGTGTATGAGAATGGTGGGACTGGGGACAACAAGTATTTGCTTTACAGTTGTATGGTAAAAATTAACATGTActggatataatattttaactgTAATAGCTCCATTATTTAGCACTTTCTTTGCCTTTTTTTCTTCACTTTCATTTACTGAATGTTACATTTATAATATGATCCCCACTCCCCAGGCACCTGATATTATATTCTGGTCATTTTCGCAGCTTGTAAGTTTAAATTTTCTGGGCTTGTATCTCGCCAccattttgaataaattttatgtCTTTATCTGCAATGTTAAAGTGTCCATTGGTTTAGACCTATAGTATCATTTCTGCCTAGAAATCTTATAATCCTGCGTTCCCATTTTCTTTTAGTCAGCCTGATATTTGGCATAAGCACGACAATGCTATAGCAATATAGACAGACCAATATATAGTTATTGGTAATTCCAATGATTAATTTGTTTTCTTTGCATTTAGGAACTGGCACTTTAAGACGAAACTCAAAATCTGATTGTTAATGTTTCTATATGCATGATCAGCTCGATAAAAGTTACTGCTGGTATGTAGGACAAAGCTGTCCAGTTGCCGAAGTACTGATACCTTCTGATGGTGATAACCATTATTTGTTAATTGTTCGTCTTATCCTCTTGATTTTTATGAAACAGCTACTTAAGTTCTTCTTCGCCAGATCCCAATGCCAATCTTGTTTACTAGTTCTCAGAAACAACCAAATGTAGAGTATTCTGCACCTAGATCCTAACCTCACAAAGGAATCATGAACCAGAATAAGGCCAAAGCTGGGACTTTCTATAAGGGCATATGGTTGATGACATGCATAATTTATCAGGCAAGACTTTCTTTCACTCTGTTTATTAGATTACTCGATGGAGCTTCCATTTCCATCAATACTCTTCACCTTCCTCTTCATTGTGTTTCTATTAGTCAAATTCTGGAATAGATTTGAAACTAATAACCGGTTAGCCCCAAAATTGCCTCCCGGGCCATGGAAGCTACCCATCATAGGCAGCATACACCATATTGCTGGCTCTCTACCTCACCATACGTTGAGAGAGTTGGCAAAGAAGCATGGACCTTTAATGCACCTCAAACTTGGTGAAATTTCTGCAGTTGTCGTCTCTTCACCAGAAACCGCAAGGGATATTATGAAAATTCATGATATAAACTTTGCTTCAAGGCCCATACTTCTTGCAACAGAACTTATGTCTTATGGTTCTGCAAATATAACCTTTTCCCCATACGGTGGCTATTGGAGACAAGTGCGGAAACTGTGTGTGTTTGAGCTTTTGAGTACGAAACGAGTTCAGTTGTTTAGATCTGTCCGAGAAGCAGAAGTAGCCAACCTGATCAAGTTACTAGCTTCTACTAACCATTCTCCTGTCAATCTTACTGCGAAATTGTTTGCAACAGCATATAGTACTACCTCGAAGGCAGCTTTTGGTGATGAAACCAAGGACCAGCAAACTTTCATATCAATTGTCACCGAATTGACAAAAATTGCTTCTGGATTCAATGTTGCTGATTTGTATCCTTCCATTAAGCCTTTTCAGTGGATTAGCGGGGTCAGGCAAAAACTCGTGAAGCTGCAACAACAGACAGACCAAATTCTGG of the Daucus carota subsp. sativus chromosome 4, DH1 v3.0, whole genome shotgun sequence genome contains:
- the LOC108219405 gene encoding serine acetyltransferase 1, chloroplastic, whose amino-acid sequence is MYSLVSPPLYISIFISSCFSRNNHNKLSASTMAACIQTKPISQNPNRSKIDDHVYDYAKLYRPSFQDYESCLPFSQIPEKMSGLSFVEDGDQDFLWRTMREEAKLDVEQEPILSAYYYSSILAHESLGRALANHLSMKLSDASLPSGSLFDLFVEVFTEDQEIMKCVRYDIVAVRERDPACISYVHCFLNFKGFLACQAHRAAHKLWSQNRKILALLIQNKVSEVFAVDIHPGAKIGRGILLDHATGVVIGETAVIGDNVSILHNVTLGGTGKACGDRHPKIGDGVLIGAGTCVLGNVKIGDGAKIGAGSVVIKGVPARTTAVGNPARLIGGKENPVKLDKIPSLTMDHTSHISEWSDYVI